The sequence below is a genomic window from Desulfobulbus oligotrophicus.
AGTCCTCAAAAGACCATGGTGTTCGCGCCGCCTCTGTGCCTTTTGATATTGCCGCCGATTTCCTCCCTGATCTTTTTAGAAAACCGGACAAGCATCTTGAGCGCCTCGCCTCTGGTCTCCCTGAGACCGCTCCAGAATTCGACGATATCATCCACCGTAGCGAGGTGATGCAGCGGATTATTCTCAAAGCTCGCCGTGTAGCGCCACGCTCCATTCCTGTGTTGATCGAAGGCGAATCCGGAACCGGCAAGGAGCTGTTCGCTCGTGCCATTCACGACGCCGGTCCTCGCAAGCATAAACCTTTCGTGGCCATCAACTGCGGGGCTATCCCCTCTGAGTTGGTCGAATCCGAACTGTTTGGTCACGAAAAAGGAGCCTTTACCGGAGCCGTCACTGCACGTGTCGGCCATTTTGAGGCCGCGCACACCGGCACCATTTTTCTTGATGAGATCGGTGAGTTGCCAAAAGAAATGCAGGTCAAATTGCTCCGCACTCTGCAAGAAGGCGAGGTCAGACGGATTGGCGCAGCCCAGCCCAGGAATGTTGATGTGCGCATTATTGCAGCCACCAATCGAAATCTTATCGACGAGGTAGCCGCCGGCTCCTTCCGCGAGGATCTTTTCTTCCGACTGGCAGTAGCAGTAATCAACCTGCCACCTTTAAGGGAGCGCGAAGGCGATCTCAGTCTGTTGATCGATCGTTTCCTGGAGAGAATCAATCGGGAAAGTGAAAGTGAGCCCGGATATAAACACAAAAAAATTTCTGCATCAGCAAGAAATCTTCTCTTGAGACATCCCTGGCCGGGCAATATCCGCGAGTTGCAGAATACGCTCACCAGGGCGGCGGTATGGTCAATGGATGAAGAACTGGTCGAGCAGGATATCCGTGAGGCCTTGCTGCCTGTTCCGGCGAAAGGCCGGATGACTGGCGAAGAAACCATTCTCAACCGCCCATTCACGCTTGGTTTCAGCCTGCCGGAGGTGATGAAGACCGTAGCTGTCCACTACCTCGAAAGAGGCCTCGCCGAACACGATGGCAATAAAACAATCGCTGCGAAAACCCTAGGTCTGCCGAGCTACCAAACCTTGACCAACTGGCTCAAGAAATACGGTCTCGAATAAGTTGGCACGACCGTTGCTTTGAAGGAGGGCATGAAGATCATGGACTCGATAAATTTTGAGATGCTGCGCAAGCAATGGCCAGAGCTGGCCACTTTGGGCGGCTTTGCCGAGCTGTATGTCCGCACCGATGCTTCGAGCGCGCTGATCAAACTGCGCACCTTTGCCGAGCAGATGGTGGCCGGCATCTATCAGTTCCACAATCTTGCCCTGCCGTATCAGCAAAACCTCTTCGATCTGCTCGCCGAGGAACCCTTCAAGCAAGCCGTACCCAAGGTGGTTCTGGACAAACTGCATCAAATTCGGCTGGACGGCAACAAAGCGGCGCACGGCAAGCCGGTGGACAGTCCGGCCGCCCTGGCCTGCCTGCGTGAGGCGTGGGGTCTTGGCTGGTGGTATTTTGCCACCTATGGCGGCGGCAAAGCCGACGAATGTTTTGCCTTTCAGGAGCCTCCCGAAGACATCAAGGCCAAACTCAAGAAGGAGAAGAAAGCGGCCCTGGAGAAGCTCGCCGCCCAGGAGGCGCAACTTCAAGAATTGCTCCAGCAGGTCGATGCCCTACGCGCCCAGGCAAAAGCCGCCGAGAAATCCGAGGCCGAACTGCATGCGCTCAAGACCGCCGGCCAGGCTGCCGCCGACGCCCTCAAGTTTGATGAGGCAACCACCAGAAAGCGCCTCATCGACAAACAACTGATCGCTGTTGGCTGGAATATCGATCCCAACGGCGGCAACACCGCTGAAGTGTCCCTGGAGGAGGCTGTTGCCCATCAACCCACCACCACCGGCACGGGTTATGCCGATTATGTCCTCTGGGATGATACCGGCAAGCCGCTGGCAGTCATCGAGGCCAAAAAAACCTCCGCCAGCCCCGAGAACGGCCGCACCCAGGCGAAGCTCTATGCGGATGGGCTGGAAAAGAAGCACGGTCAGCGACCGGTGATCTTCTACACCAATGGCTTTGATATCACCATCTGGGACGACGCCCAAGGGTATCCTCCCCGCCAGATATTCGGCTTTTACTCCAAGGACAGCCTGCAATACCTGATCCGCCAGCGCCAGACCAAGCAACCCCTCGCCAAGGTGGAGCCGAAAAAAGAAATCATCGGCACCCGCATGTACCAGATTCAGGCCATCCAAGCGGTCTGCGAACGCTTCAGCGCCAAGCAGCGCAAGGCCCTCATTGTCCAGGCCACCGGCACTGGCAAGACCAGGGTCGCAACCGCCATCATTGATGCACTGGTCCGCGCAAACTGGGGCATCCGGGTGCTTTTTCTCTGCGATCGCCTAGAACTACGTAAGCAGGCCAAGAACACCATCACCGATTTCATCAAGGAGCCATGGACCTACGTCACTTCGCAAACCGCGCAGGACAGGACCAAGCGGCTGTATTTCGCCACCTATCCGGCAATGATGAAGATTTTTCAGACCTTTGACACCGGTTTTTTTGATCTGATCATCGCCGACGAGTCGCACCGCTCCATCTACAACCGCTACAGCGACCTGTTCAAATGGTTCGACAGCCTGCAGGTCGGCTTGACTGCCACACCGGTGGACAAGATCAACCGCAACACATTCCGGTTGTTCAACTGCCAGGATAAGTACCCCACCGTCTACTACCCGCTGGAGCAGGCAATCAAAGAACACTACTTGGTCCCCTACGAGGTGTACACCCACACCACCGGCTTTTTACGCGATGGAATCAAATTCAACCAACTCTCCGAAGACCAGCGGGAAGAGCTGGAGGATGCCGGCGAGAATCCGGAGCTGTTTAACTTCGATCCCCAGGATATCGACAAGAAGATCTTCAACCGCGATACCAACCGCCAAATCATCCGCAACCTGATGGAGCACGGTATCCGCGACGGGATGGGCCAGTTACCCGGTAAGACCATCATCTTTGCCCGCAACCACAACCATGCCGTGCTGCTGGCCCAGGTGTTCGACGAGCTGTATCCCCAATACGGCGGCACCTTCTGCCAGGTGATCGACAATTACGACCCGCGTGCCGAGCAGTTGATCGATGACTTCAAGGATCCGGCCAATCCGCTGACCATCGCTGTTTCCGTGGATATGCTCGACACCGGCATCGACGTGCCCGAGGTGGTCAATCTTGTCTTTGCCAAGCCGATCTTTTCCTGGGTCAAATTCTGGCAGATGATCGGCCGGGGCACCCGCCTCTGCGAAAATCTGTTCGGACCGGGCAAGGATAAGAAAAATTTCCGCATCTTCGACCACTGGGGCAACTTCGAGCGCTTCGAGATCGACCGTCCCGAAGCCGACCCGGCTCCGTCCAAGTCAATCATGCAACTGGTTTTCGAGGCGCGAATCAGTCTCGCGGAAACCGCTCTGGCCAAAGGCGAGCTGGACACCGTCCGCGATACCGTCGAGCTGATCCGCAAAGACCTCAACGCCCTACCTGAGGAGACCATCGCTGTGCGGGAGCGGTGGCGGGAGAGAAGCGGCCTGCTTGCCCAGGGCGTGCTCGACCAGTTTGCCCCTGCCACGGTGGCCGCGCTCCGCAACGAGATGGCGCCGCTCATGCAGTGGGTCTATACCCGCGACCATAGCGATGCCTATGCCTTTGACCTGCTGACCGTCAATGCCCAGGTGGAATTGCTGCGTCAGTCCGGGCGTTTTACCGACTGCAAGGATCAGATCCAGGAACGGGTGAACGGATTGCTTAAACATCTCAATCCGGTACAGGCCAAGATTGATCTGATCAAGCAGGTAGCGTCCAGCGAGTTTTGGGATATGATTAATGTTGCCACGCTGGAGACACTGCGACAGGAGCTGCGGGGCATCATGCACCACCGGCAGAAACCGACCGTGAATCCGTTGCCGCCCAAGACAATTGACGTTGCCGATGGCGAAGTGGAACTGAACCGCCGCACCAGCAACGTCAAGTCCATCGACATGCAGCTTTACCGCCAACTGGTGGAAGAGACCCTGGAGCAGTTGTTCGTCACCAACCCGGCCCTGCAGAAGATCAGGCGGGGCGAGCCGGTTTCGCAGCAGGATCTGAACTCGCTCGTCTCCCTGGTCCTGACCCAGAATCCGGACGTCAATCTGGAGTTGCTGCGCGAATTTTTTCCGGATTCGACTCCGCCGCTGGATTTCATCATCCGCACCATCATCGGTATGGAGCCCGAGGCCGTGGAAGAGCGCTTTGCCGCCTTTGCCCGCAGGTTTGCGGATAACTCCCGCCAAACCCTGTTCCTGCGCCTGCTCAAGAACCACATCCAGAAATACGGGGCGATCACGGTGGAAAAACTCTACGAGGAACCCTTTACCACCATCGCCAGCGACGGCCTCGACGGCGTATTTACCAGCGAAGACCAGGTGGACGAACTGATCACCATCCTTGAAACCTTTCAACCCAAAACAGGAGCACCAACGGCATGATTACCGGCCAACTGAAAAGCGATATCGACAAACTCTGGGACGATTTCTGGAGCGGCGGCATCGCCAACCCGCTCTCGGTCATCGAGCAGATCTCCTTTCTCATGTTCGCCCGCCTGCTCGACATCCGGGAGATTCGGGAAGAGAAGAAGGCCAGTCGCACCGGCAAACCCTTCCGTCGCCTGTTTAGCGACAAACCCCTTGCCGACGAGGTGCGCGGCAAAATGCTGGGCGACCTGGTTAAAACTGAACAGGATCTGCGCTGGTCCCATTTCAAGCATCTGAACGGCGAGGATATGCTCCGGGTGGTTCGTGACGGCGTCTTTCCCCATTTCAAGACCGTGGCTGTCGATGGCGCCCGATTCGGCGAATACATGAAGGATGCCCAGTTGCTGATCCAGAAAACCAACCTGCTGGTCACCGCGGTCAATACCATCGACCAGTTGCCGCTCACCAAAGGCGACACCAAGGGCGATCTGTACGAATACATGCTGGGCAAACTCACCACTGCCGGCATTGCCGGGCAGTTCCGCACCCCGCGCCATATCATCGCCAAAATGGTGGAAATGCTGGCCCCCAAGCCGGATGAAATTATTGGCGACCCTGCCTGCGGTACGGGCGGTTTCCTGGTGCAGACCATGCACTACCTGCTGAAAACCAACACCACCCCGGGCATGGAATATCAGGACGAGGATGGCAGCCTGGTCTACCCTGGCGACCGATTGGAACCGTTCCGGGCGCATATCCAGTCCGGACTGCTGCACGGCTTTGACTTTGACGCCACCATGCTGCGCATCGCCGCCATGAACCTGCTGCTGCACAACATCGAGGCCCCGAATATCCACTACATGGATACCCTCTCCAACCGCTTCCCTGAAGGTTTCCCGGCCGAGGCGGAAGGATTTTTTGACATTATCCTGGCCAATCCACCCTTCAAGGGCAGCCTGGACTATGAGGATGTTCATCCGGTTCTCCTGAAAAAGGTCAAAACCAAGAAGACCGAACTGCTCTTTGTGACCCTGATCCTCAAGATGCTCAAAATTGGTGGCCGTTCCGCCACCATTGTGCCGGAGGGCGTGCTGTTCGGCTCTTCCAAGGCGCACCAGGCCCTGCGCCGGATGCTGGTGGACGACAACCAGTTGGAGGCGGTTATTTCCCTGCCTTCAGGCGTGTTTAAGCCCTATGCCGGCGTTTCCACGGCAGTCATTGTTTTTACCAAGGGCGGGCGAACAGATCAGGTCTTTTTCTACGATGTCCAGGCCGATGGCTTTTCCCTGGATGATAAACGCATTGAGGTTGCAGAAAACGACCTGCCGGATTTGCTCGAACGCTGGCAGCAGCGCAACCCCAAACAGGACACTGACCGCACCCAAAGGCATTTTTTTGTGGCTGCTGATGATATACGGGCCAACAAGTACGACCTCTCTATCAACCGCTACAAGGAAACAGTCTACCAGGAGGAGCAGTATGAACCGCCCAGGGAGATTCTGGCGCGAATGATGGACTTGGAGAAGGAGATCATGGCGGACATGGAAGAGCTGCGGGGGATGTTGGGATGATGAAGTACGTTCCTTTGAGTGAAGTAGTTCATGTTGCAATGGGTTCCGCTCCACCTGGTGAATCGTATAATGAAAACGGTCGAGGTGTTCCAATGATTGCGGGTGCTGGTGACTATGGAGCACAATATCCTCAGCCCAAAAAATGGACGACAGCTCCGTCTCGTGTAACTGAAATTGGCGATCTGATTGTATGCGTCAGAGCAACAATTGGAGATTTGAATTGGGCGGACAAAATTTATTGTCTTGGTCGTGGTGTCGCAGGGTTAAGAGCAAAAAAAGGAAAAGTCGATATCAAATATGCGGCACATTATATCAATTCAAAAAAGGAAGAATTGTCCAAGTTGGGTACAGGATCAACATTTCTTGCGATCCGCAGGAATGATTTAGAAGAATTTCCTATCCCCCTCCCCCCGTTGGCGGAGCAGAAGCGGATTGCGGCCATCCTGGACAAGGCCGACGCCATCCGCCGCAAACGGCAAGCCGCCATTGAACTCGCCGACGACTTCCTCCGCGCCACCTTCCTCGACATGTTCGGAGACCCCGTTTCCAACCCTAAGGGGTGGGGTGTAAAAAAATTCGCTGAAATTGGAACGCTCGACCGTGGTATCTCAAAACATCGCCCTCGAAATGCCCCTGAGCTTCTCGGGGGGCCATACCCATTGATCCAAACCGGGGATGTGGCAAACTCGAATGGATATATCAGCAATTACAAAAGCACATATTCAGAGATTGGCTTGAAGCAGAGCAAATTGTGGCCATCTGGCACCTTATGCATAACCATCGCGGCAAATATTGCTAAAACAGGAATTTTGACTTTTGATGCATGTTTTCCTGATAGTGTGGTTGGTTTTTTTCCGAATGGTCTCTCGACCACAGTGTATGTTCAACATTGGCTTGGATTTCTTCAGAAAATTCTGGAAGAGAGCGCCCCTGAATCAGCTCAAAAAAACATTAATCTGGAAATCTTAAGAAACCTTAACACCCCTTTACCTCCGGTCGATTTACAGCGAGAATTTGCCGAGCGTGTTGCTATTGTTCAGGTATTACTGGCAAAACAAAACACAGAAATACTTGAGCTGGAGAATCTATTCAATTCCCTCAACCAACGCGCCTTTCGTGGAGAACTATAACAGCTAACCCTGATATCTTTATGCCCTATACGGCCAGCCAAACTGACAACCTCAATCTCCATGTCATCACCTGTGCCGGCTCTGGCAATACCCAGGTGATGGCGGCACGGGTGGCTCATTCGCTCAAGACCAAAGCAACGGAAGGGTTCACCCTGACGAGCATCGTGGCCTTCACATTCACCCAGAAGGCCGCCGCCGAACGTAAGGATCAGCCCCACTATTGCTGACCTGAACTGTTGGCATCGACTCCATCAAGATCTGAACGATATCCGCCTTGAAACCTTTCGCTGCTGCTTTCCCCCAGCTCTCCGCTCCACACCTCTGCACCGGGCCGATTGGCGAGCGCCCTTCGTCCGCAAGATTTCTTGCGTTACACAAATAATTTTATCACCTGCGTAACGCTCTTTGGCTGAAGCCGTTCCAATCATCATCTGCAATTCTCGGCCGTTCAATACCGGCGGTACGAGCCTTCACAAACAACTTTGCCCAGCTTGAATACCATCCCCACAGAGTCGGCCTCGCAACGATCGCTCGGCCAGATCATCCTGTTTTTTTGAGAAAAATATTCTCACCATCAGTTTACAAACAAAAAGGAACAGGTACAATTGAAGTAGTTTGAGCAGTTGGCATGCAGCCTGCAATTAAAGGGCATGACAACAACACATACCTTCCCAACCACTTCTCGTTTCATACGGCCAATTGGCATGGAATCATTCCTGGACCCATCAAAGACTGCATCGAAGAAAGAAATCGACGATGTGTTTGATGCCAATGAACTAGCCTTTCTCTTCGCCAATCATCAATCCATTCTCACGAAACGTCAACACTTCGAAATCGATGAGCATGAGGCGCGCAAGATTGCTGGTCAGCAGGATCGTCCTTCACTTGATCAATCTGCAGGTTTGGCTCGTTCTGGTGATTGCCCGAGTAAAGGACATTCCATAGATGAAGGCTTGGATCAGGCTGAAATCAGTAAGAGTGTCACAGAACCAGGGGTAAATGTTGACCTTGAGGATGTGGTGGAGAAAGTTGAAGATAACGAACTCTTCGTCGATGATTCAGCATGCGCCCAAAGTGAGGAGGAGGAACTTGAGGATCTCCAGTTAGACCAATATCTCGATGAGGAGGAGCTGTTCGAGCTGGAGGGCGAGCAACTTGAGATTATTTCTGCTGTTGAGGAAGAGTTTGATGTTGAAAGCTTGGTGCCGGAAACAAGTAAAGAATTCTTGGAGAATGAGCCCGGGTCGGATGCAACCGAAGAAGAGGATGCCGTTGATTGGGCGTTGCTGCTTGATGCGGAAGACGAATTTGATCCTGAACTGCTCGGCCTGCTCGATGAAACCGAAGTCGAAACAGGAGGCCAGCTGACCGATGAGGAGCGCGCCCTGCAAATGGCCTCCTTCCTTGGCGATCAATGTGAACTCGACCGGGAAGAAGTATCGCTTATCGCAGAAATTTTTACGGTCAACGGCTGGGCCGCCTGCAAAACGGCGATTCTCCGCGAGCTTGCTGAAGGGACGTCTGTGGAGGAATTGTACCTGGCCTCGCAAGTGAAAGAGATATGGAAGGAGCATTATGAGTTCTACAGCGGCCAAGCAAGTAACTATCGCGTTCTGACCTGGCCGACGGCGCTTTGCATCATCAGGTCTTTCGCTGGATACCCTGATCCGGAAGAGGTCGAGCAGATGTTGGTCCGTCTACATGACCATTGGCGATACGACGACATCCAGCGGAGAATTTCAAAGACATTTAACGAATATATCATTGGAAAATTCAGCCATGGCGCGGAAGTCTCCGAATTTTACAGAGAAGCAATAGTCGACAGGCATTCGTTTTTGGTTGACCTGGAACTGCTCCCTCCAAGCAGCGAGGATATTCCGGAACTCACCTTTGATAAACGTGGTCATATTCTAAAAAAAGTTAGAAATTTATACAGATAATAACTGAAGGTGCTTCATAATGCCAAGGGCGAGACTAACACCAATTGCCGGTTGCTGGGTCAGGAAAAAAGGCAATAACGAGGTTGGCAGGGTTGTTGAATCCGATCTGAAAAATGATCCATCAAGCTGCCGGGTGCAATGGCTGCAAAACCGTCAGAAGGAGTGTGTTTCTCGGCAGCAGCTGGTTTGCGGATTTCCTTTGGGTGTGGAGGTACAGGATGCTCCGCCCTCGAGAACCCGGCGGTCGCTGGGGGAAGGGGTAATCCTGGAAACGAGGCGGATTGGCCGACGCGAGCAGGTGTTGGTTGACTTTCTTGAGCGCGGAGAAAGGCATTGGCTTCCCTTTGAGAACCTACGGGCAATTAAAGGGGTCTGGCAACGATTTGAGTTGTCCCAGACAGGGGAAGCCGGCAATGCCGAACGGTTTCGCCTGCGTAGCCTGGCGCACGCCATTGAAATGTGGCACGAGAATACCGGCGCCTTATCCCGGCTTGATATCGATCCGCTGCCGCACCAGATTCATCTGGTGCACCATATTCTCGCCTCCGGTAATCTCAACTGGATGATCGCCGATGACGTGGGCCTCGGCAAAACCATTGAGGTCGGCATGCTGCTCTCCGCCTTGATCCGGCGGGGAACGCACCGGAAAATTTTGTTGGTGGTGCCGTCCGGGCTGGTCAATCAATGGAAGGAAGAACTGCACCACAAATTCGCGCTCAGCGATTTTCAGATCTATGGAGAAGATTTTGAAATCCATGATGCCCGGCACTGGAAATTGTATGATTTTGTGATTGGATCGCTGGACTTGTTGAAATCAGAGAATCATCTGCCCAAACTGTTGCAGGCCGATAATTGGGATCTGATTGTCTTTGATGAGGCGCATCGGTTGAGCCGCATGCAATACGGCATGAAATTTCAAAGCTCGGAACGCTTCCGGCTCGCCGCCGCACTGAGGAAAAAATCGGATGCCCTGCTTTTACTGACCGCCACCCCGCACCAAGGAAAAAACGACAAGTTCCAGGGCTTGCTGGAGTTGATCAGGCCGAGCTTCAAAAACCACATCCGCAACTTATCACTGCATCCTGAAATTCTTCGGGAGATGGTGATCAGAAACAACAAGTCGGACGCGACCGATGCAGAAGGAAATTTCATTTTTCAGGGAAAAACCACCTCATCGATAGCTGTGGATCAAAATGAAGCAGAGCGCTCCTTTGACAGACATTTAAAAAAATATCTGCAGGAAGGGTATAACTCCCAGGGCAGAGGATCGGAGATCAGAGACCGGGCGATCGGTTTCGTTATGGCGACCTACCGGAAATTGGCTGCCTCAAGCATTGCATCCATTGAGAGGGCGCTGAGAAAACGGCTTGAACGGCTGCTGGGTGATATCGCCGCCGAGGCCTCATCGATGGTTGATATCGAAGCGGTGGACGAGCGGTTCGTCGGGGAATGGGAAGAAACTGATTATGGGCCAAGATTGGAGTTTTTCCATGGCGAAATCGATCTGCTCAATGATCTGCTGCGACAGGCGGAACTTGTCTTCAACCACGACAGCAAACTTTCAGTCTTGCTCAACCAGCTGATCCCAGCCATTCGCGGGGAGAATCTCAAGGAAAAGGTGGTGATCTTCACGGAATACCGTGGGACACAGGATTATCTGTCGCGAGCGCTCTCGGAACGGTACGGCGAGCAATCCGTGGCTGTCATTCACGGAGGGCAGGACAGAAGCGAACGGGAACAGGCGATTATCCAGTTCGAGGACGAGGGCGGACAGTTTCTCGTTTCCACCGAGGCGGGGGGAGAAGGGATCAACCTGCAGCGGCAATGCCATGTAATGGTGAACTACGATCTGCCCTGGAATCCGATGCGCTTGGTGCAAAGAGTCGGACGCCTCTACAGATATGGGCAGCAAAAGAAGGTCTTAGTTTTCAATGTCAGCGTGTCGGAGTCAATGGATGGCAGCATTCTTAACATCCTCTACAATAGAATAGAAAATGTCGTTTCCGATATGTCGGTCCTGGGCGGAGAATACCGTCCCGGATTTGAGGCTGAAATCCTGGGAGAGCTGGTTGAGGTACTCGATGTTGCTGATATCATAAACAAGTCAAACCAGGAACCGATCGTCCGCACTCAAGAAAAAATTGAGGAAGCATTGAAAGTAGCACGGCTGGCTGTCGAGAAACAACGAGAATTGATGCAGTACGCTGCCGGCTACGACCCGCATGAAGGCGCAGGTGAATTATCGATAGGACTTGAGCATGTCCAAGCATTTCTTGAAGGGGTTTTTGCCGCATTTCACATTGAGATACTAGAGAGGACTCATCAAGGAAAAGTGATGCGAATAAAGCTGCCGCAAGAAATAGCTGAGGAGATCGGAATATTGGGATTGCAGATGCAAATAACCCTGGACAGAACTATTGCATCACGCCGCCGGGAAATTTTGATGATGGACCTTGATGCCCCGCTTTTTAATTATCTTTTGAAAAAGGTGAAAAAATACTCGTTCGATGGGCGGGTGGCAAATCTGCAAGGATTGGAATCTGACGCCGTAATTACTACAATGCTTCGATGGCAAAATGATCAAGGGGTACGGATGCGCCAAGAGTTTGCGGCTTTTCTTATCACGGATGGAAGTTGCACAAGGAACCCGAAAGCATTTTCCGAGTGGTTGAAACAACCGGCGCTCGACGGGCATTCACCTGACGTCGAAAGGGGCAAAGTGAAAAAATACTACCAAATTGCCGTCGAAGCTATGGACGCTAGACTCGATGAAATGAGCAACAGGGATTTGCATCCCGAAAACAGACAACTGGTCACCGGCGGCTTTGTCGCTTGAAATAAACCAATAACGTTCGAGGTCCTCTAGTGAGGAAAGGAAAAGGGAATGGCCAGCCAGAAATATTCCGTCAATCAGCACCTAATCGAGACCCTAATGGCCTGGGTCAAGTCCGGCGAAATTGCCATCCCGGAGATTCAGCGTCCATTTGTCTGGGATGCCACCCAGGTTCGGGATCTGCTCGACAGCCTCTATCAAGGGTATCCGGTCGGCTACATCATTGTTTGGAAAAATCCGGATGTGCAGTTGAAGGATGGATCGCTTTCAGGGGGCAAGAAGATCCTCATTGACGGACAACAACGGATTACCGCACTGTCGGCGGCCCTTGTGGGCAACGAGGTGATAAACAAGGAATATCGAAAAGTTCGCATACGCATTGCCTTCAACCCCAAAGAGGAACGGTTTGAAGTGAGTAATCCGGCTATCGTGCGCGATAAGTCCTGGATTCCCGACATTGCGCCGATCATGCAGGGGGAAATTGGCTTGCTCAAACTGGTACGCCAATACACCGAGGCCAATTCTGAGATGGACGAGGACCATCTGGAGAGAGTGTTAACTCAATTAATTGGCATTACCAAAAAACAGATTGGCATGATCGAGTTGGCCGCTGAACTTGACATCGAAATGGTCACCGAAATTTTCATCCGCATCAATCGTGAAGGGGTGACATTGAGTCAGGCCGACTTCGCCATGAGCAAGATTGCAGCCAACGAAATCTATGGCGGCAACCTCCTCCGCAAGGCTATCGACTATTTCTGCCACCTAGCAGTAGCGCCTGAGTTCTATTTCTTTATCAAGGAGAACGATCCAGAATTTACTGCCACCGACTTCTTCAAAAAAATGGAGTGGCTGCGCAACGAAAATGAGGATCTTTACGACCCGACCTATAGCGATATGCTACGTGTGGCCTTTGTAGCCCATTTTGCACGTGGAAAGTTAGGCGATCTGGTAGGCCTGCTCTCGGGACGCGACTTTGTGACCCGTACTTATAAGGATGAGATTGCTGAACAATCCTTTGCACGCTTGAAGGATGGCGTCATGGCGTTCATGAAAGAG
It includes:
- a CDS encoding UvrD-helicase domain-containing protein, which produces MPYTASQTDNLNLHVITCAGSGNTQVMAARVAHSLKTKATEGFTLTSIVAFTFTQKAAAERKDQPHYC
- a CDS encoding type I restriction-modification system subunit M, producing MITGQLKSDIDKLWDDFWSGGIANPLSVIEQISFLMFARLLDIREIREEKKASRTGKPFRRLFSDKPLADEVRGKMLGDLVKTEQDLRWSHFKHLNGEDMLRVVRDGVFPHFKTVAVDGARFGEYMKDAQLLIQKTNLLVTAVNTIDQLPLTKGDTKGDLYEYMLGKLTTAGIAGQFRTPRHIIAKMVEMLAPKPDEIIGDPACGTGGFLVQTMHYLLKTNTTPGMEYQDEDGSLVYPGDRLEPFRAHIQSGLLHGFDFDATMLRIAAMNLLLHNIEAPNIHYMDTLSNRFPEGFPAEAEGFFDIILANPPFKGSLDYEDVHPVLLKKVKTKKTELLFVTLILKMLKIGGRSATIVPEGVLFGSSKAHQALRRMLVDDNQLEAVISLPSGVFKPYAGVSTAVIVFTKGGRTDQVFFYDVQADGFSLDDKRIEVAENDLPDLLERWQQRNPKQDTDRTQRHFFVAADDIRANKYDLSINRYKETVYQEEQYEPPREILARMMDLEKEIMADMEELRGMLG
- a CDS encoding DEAD/DEAH box helicase family protein; translated protein: MKIMDSINFEMLRKQWPELATLGGFAELYVRTDASSALIKLRTFAEQMVAGIYQFHNLALPYQQNLFDLLAEEPFKQAVPKVVLDKLHQIRLDGNKAAHGKPVDSPAALACLREAWGLGWWYFATYGGGKADECFAFQEPPEDIKAKLKKEKKAALEKLAAQEAQLQELLQQVDALRAQAKAAEKSEAELHALKTAGQAAADALKFDEATTRKRLIDKQLIAVGWNIDPNGGNTAEVSLEEAVAHQPTTTGTGYADYVLWDDTGKPLAVIEAKKTSASPENGRTQAKLYADGLEKKHGQRPVIFYTNGFDITIWDDAQGYPPRQIFGFYSKDSLQYLIRQRQTKQPLAKVEPKKEIIGTRMYQIQAIQAVCERFSAKQRKALIVQATGTGKTRVATAIIDALVRANWGIRVLFLCDRLELRKQAKNTITDFIKEPWTYVTSQTAQDRTKRLYFATYPAMMKIFQTFDTGFFDLIIADESHRSIYNRYSDLFKWFDSLQVGLTATPVDKINRNTFRLFNCQDKYPTVYYPLEQAIKEHYLVPYEVYTHTTGFLRDGIKFNQLSEDQREELEDAGENPELFNFDPQDIDKKIFNRDTNRQIIRNLMEHGIRDGMGQLPGKTIIFARNHNHAVLLAQVFDELYPQYGGTFCQVIDNYDPRAEQLIDDFKDPANPLTIAVSVDMLDTGIDVPEVVNLVFAKPIFSWVKFWQMIGRGTRLCENLFGPGKDKKNFRIFDHWGNFERFEIDRPEADPAPSKSIMQLVFEARISLAETALAKGELDTVRDTVELIRKDLNALPEETIAVRERWRERSGLLAQGVLDQFAPATVAALRNEMAPLMQWVYTRDHSDAYAFDLLTVNAQVELLRQSGRFTDCKDQIQERVNGLLKHLNPVQAKIDLIKQVASSEFWDMINVATLETLRQELRGIMHHRQKPTVNPLPPKTIDVADGEVELNRRTSNVKSIDMQLYRQLVEETLEQLFVTNPALQKIRRGEPVSQQDLNSLVSLVLTQNPDVNLELLREFFPDSTPPLDFIIRTIIGMEPEAVEERFAAFARRFADNSRQTLFLRLLKNHIQKYGAITVEKLYEEPFTTIASDGLDGVFTSEDQVDELITILETFQPKTGAPTA
- a CDS encoding restriction endonuclease subunit S, whose protein sequence is MMKYVPLSEVVHVAMGSAPPGESYNENGRGVPMIAGAGDYGAQYPQPKKWTTAPSRVTEIGDLIVCVRATIGDLNWADKIYCLGRGVAGLRAKKGKVDIKYAAHYINSKKEELSKLGTGSTFLAIRRNDLEEFPIPLPPLAEQKRIAAILDKADAIRRKRQAAIELADDFLRATFLDMFGDPVSNPKGWGVKKFAEIGTLDRGISKHRPRNAPELLGGPYPLIQTGDVANSNGYISNYKSTYSEIGLKQSKLWPSGTLCITIAANIAKTGILTFDACFPDSVVGFFPNGLSTTVYVQHWLGFLQKILEESAPESAQKNINLEILRNLNTPLPPVDLQREFAERVAIVQVLLAKQNTEILELENLFNSLNQRAFRGEL
- a CDS encoding sigma-54 interaction domain-containing protein; translated protein: MNNRLLFCWLGATDLRAASGQADIGLGPVGQAARSRDYQEIILLNNWNRSEAENYVNWLQGLTSSPISLIHVELSGPTKFGEIYQAASKAVSAKIGEGAEAQLVFHLSPGTPAMAAVWILLAKARFSAELIESSKDHGVRAASVPFDIAADFLPDLFRKPDKHLERLASGLPETAPEFDDIIHRSEVMQRIILKARRVAPRSIPVLIEGESGTGKELFARAIHDAGPRKHKPFVAINCGAIPSELVESELFGHEKGAFTGAVTARVGHFEAAHTGTIFLDEIGELPKEMQVKLLRTLQEGEVRRIGAAQPRNVDVRIIAATNRNLIDEVAAGSFREDLFFRLAVAVINLPPLREREGDLSLLIDRFLERINRESESEPGYKHKKISASARNLLLRHPWPGNIRELQNTLTRAAVWSMDEELVEQDIREALLPVPAKGRMTGEETILNRPFTLGFSLPEVMKTVAVHYLERGLAEHDGNKTIAAKTLGLPSYQTLTNWLKKYGLE